From Corticium candelabrum chromosome 13, ooCorCand1.1, whole genome shotgun sequence, a single genomic window includes:
- the LOC134188715 gene encoding kinesin-like protein KIF6 — MSRIRTYVRLRPQSPSSSPSLWYRPEKKRLHIDIAEDVNLNRFGRKGKVQHEFEFTHVFDTPTSQDELFCEAASDVVESFLHGYNATVFAYGQTGSGKTHTIEGSYKRFSDRGIIPRALAMIYQSLETRTEEEIKVQISYLEIYQENGYDLLNPGLQHSGLVTRLPKVTIFQADQNNIVFKNLSIHLAANEEIARSLLFQGRTNRKVAETPMNKRSSRSHAIFSIYLTAKPKDSPVIVTSKLHLVDLAGSERVAKTKVKGHVLQEAKYINLSLHHLEHVIVALQKGSQDELSSKGYRQGKNRYVPYRNSMLTTVLRDSIGGNCMTVMIAALSVEESNVWESISTCRFAQRVACIANPVRRNEILDDKETIKRLKKRINELENEVAILKQEKRSVTLSATENDERDSLSDEEKKLCKKVMTSFVSGNLDNPVASGINSSNMFRECLRLLKSLITNLLERASDAPVGASQPSTCDSAFEQVLLPHLMANTENSNSRSSSKTSGFDSERGSHDSTPSLTTPSVSDSDAQWTASKRRVAWESTTTKTLESLVHKSRTLEKSTDISDENPHHSHSQRRALYMSSLAGRKQAAIEKKSKKLDIIKQRQQEETARLTLRHLQLLEENYEGKLDEAREQIARQHARIVALKRQNAGDTVIGPESLAQQQLQLKEEKLYYQLQEVRQKLKQVSHFQKTRDSALLVSSSNQARLAVDSRTVLQQLRKEKEESDKIAQHLNDVKLSQMEQQLALKEEATRRKLLAFKQQLQFQPQQKQLQTRSYSETETHADDKINHTDKTDIHAATEDRLQTGKYSKAQRATNNEIATERRHSEIKGANKLSLEMPHSRHVENEFDKTLSSNKDANKASNLDGTADELYLASGKKNATNNHNRSFFLKSSTFGHLFDSDLAVVKRSSVSLKSPANAVLTDVDRKTTDDQTVARVQSREDDFDKIKFEESRFVRKSRRAIPENESEKQYVSAAAKHKERVERIRKAMRAAIIIQRSWRRYRQK; from the exons ATGTCTCGAATAAGAACCTACGTTAGACTACGACCACAATCACCCAGTTCTTCACCAAGTCTGTGGTATCGTCCGGAAAAGAAGAGATTGCACATCGACATAGCAGAAGATGTAAACCTCAACAGATTTGGTCGCAAGGGCAAAGTGCAACATGAATTTGAGTTTACTCATGTATTCGACACTCCAACGTCCCAAGATGAGTTATTCTGCGAAGCTGCTAGTGACGTGGTAGAATCTTTTCTACACGGTTACAATGCTACCGTTTTCGCGTACGGACAGACGGGATCGGGGAAAACACACACTATTGAGGGATCCTACAAAAGGTTCTCCGACCGTGGCATCATACCTAGAGCTCTGGCAATGATCTATCAAAGTCTGGAGACAAGAACAGAAGAAGAAATCAAAGTGCAGATATCGTACCTAGAAATTTATCAAGAGAATGGATACGATTTGCTCAATCCTGGATTGCAACATAGTGGGCTTGTAACTCGATTGCCGAAG GTGACGATTTTTCAAGCAGATCAGAATAATATTGTTTTCAAAAATTTATCTATCCATTTGGCGGCCAATGAAGAAATAGCAAGAAGTTTGCTATTTCAAGGACGAACTAATCGCAAAGTAGCTGAAACACCGATGAACAAAAGATCGTCTAGATCACATGCAATATTTTCTATATACCTAACAGCAAAACCGAAAGACTCGCCGGTTATAGTGAC GTCCAAATTGCATTTGGTAGATTTGGCCGGCTCAGAAAGAGTTGCAAAAACAAAAGTGAAGGGACATGTTCTACAAGAAGCGAAATACATCAATTTGTCTCTTCATCATTTGGAACATGTGATCGTGGCGTTGCAGAAAGGATCGCAAGACGAATTATCAAGCAAAGGCTATCGGCAAGGAAAGAATAGATACGTGCCTTACAGAAACTCTATGTTGACGACTGTATTGAGAGATAGCATTG GAGGAAATTGTATGACGGTCATGATCGCTGCGCTCTCAGTTGAAGAAAGCAACGTTTGGGAATCAATATCGACTTGTCGTTTTGCCCAGAGGGTTGCATGCATAGCAAATCCTGTCAG ACGTAACGAAATTCTAGACGACAAAGAGACGATCAAACGTCTAAAGAAACGCATAAACGAGCTAGAAAATGAAGTAGCGATACTCAAACAGGAAAAG AGAAGTGTTACACTGTCTGCAACTGAGAATGACGAACGTGATTCACTTTCCGACGAAGAAAAAAAGCTGTGCAAAAAGGTAATGACTTCGTTTGTAAGTGGAAATCTCGACAATCCTGTAGCTTCGG GAATTAACAGCAGTAATATGTTCAGAGAATGTTTGAGACTGTTGAAGTCTTTGATAACAAATTTGCTTGAAAGAGCCAGTGATGCGCCAGTAGGTGCATCCCAACCATCGACATGTGACAGCGCATTTGAACAAGTACTTTTGCCACATTTAATGGCCAACACTGAAAATAGTAATAGTCGGTCGTCGAGCAAAACAAGCGGATTTGATAGTGAACGAGGCAGCCATGATAGTACGCCATCACTCACGACACCATCTGTTTCCGATAGCGACGCTCAGTGGACGGCAAGTAAAAGAAGAGTCGCTTGGGAGTCGACGACTACGAAAACTCTAGAATCCCTTGTCCATAAATCAAGGACACTAGAAAAATCGACAGACATCTCGGATGAAAATCCGCATCATTCTCATAGTCAAAGAAGGGCGCTGTATATGAGTTCTCTGGCAGGAAGAAAGCAAGCAGCAATTGAAAAGAAGTCAAAGAAGCTTGATATCATTAAGCAGCGGCAACAAGAAGAAACGGCGAGGTTGACATTGCGACACCTCCAACTGTTAGAAGAAAACTATGA AGGAAAGTTGGATGAAGCAAGAGAACAGATTGCAAGACAGCATGCACGCATAGTGGCACTAAAAAGGCAAAACGCTGGAGATACAGTCATTGGTCCTGAAAGTCTTGctcagcagcagctgcaactCAAAGAA GAAAAACTATACTATCAGCTCCAAGAAGTACGTCAGAAATTGAAGCAAGTCTCACACTTTCAAAAGACACGTGACAGCGCACTACTTGTCAGTAGCAGCAATCAAGCACGCCTTGCTGTTGATTCAAGAACTGTTCTTCAGCAACTACGAAAGGAAAAAGAAGAGAGCGACAAA ATTGCCCAGCATTTGAACGATGTAAAGCTGTCTCAAATGGAGCAGCAGCTGGCTTTAAAAGAAGAAGCTACAAGACGCAAACTGCTAGCTTTCAAACAACAGCTGCAATTTCAACCACAGCAAAAACAGTTACAGACCCGTAGCTATAGTGAGACAGAAACACATGCAGATGACAAAATCAATCATACCGATAAGACTGATATACACGCGGCAACGGAAGACAGATTGCAGACAGGAAAGTACAGCAAAGCACAAAGAGCTACTAACAATGAAATAGCGACGGAACGTAGACATTCTGAAATCAAAGGCGCCAATAAACTTTCTTTGGAAATGCCTCACTCTAGACACGTAGAAAATGAATTTGACAAAACTCTATCTTCAAACAAAGACGCCAATAAAGCAAGCAACCTCGACGGCACTGCCGATGAACTATACCTTGCATCAGGAAAGAAAAATgccacaaacaatcacaacagAAGTTTCTTTCTTAAGTCTTCAACTTTTGGTCACCTTTTTGATTCGGACTTAGCGGTTGTCAAGAGAAGCAGCGTCAGCTTAAAATCTCCAGCAAATGCCGTACTCACAGATGTTGATAGAAAGACGACAGACGACCAAACCGTTGCACGTGTACAGTCGAGAGAAGATGATTTCGATAAAATCAAATTTGAAGAATCGCGTTTCGTAAGGAAAAGCAGACGAGCTATCCCTGAAAACGAATCAGAGAAACAGTATGTCTCGGCAGCTGCAAAGCATAAGGAGCGTGTGGAAAGAATTAGAAAAGCAATGAGGGCAGCGATCATTATTCAGAGAAGCTGGAGACGTTACAGACAAAAGTAG